AGCTTGCTGATTGGTCTCTAATTCTTGAAACAAAACCGTCAGTTCGTTATAAAGCGGCTGGATATGAGTCGTAAATAATTGTTCGCAATAGGAGATAAACGTGCTGATATGCGGAGGCAGCGTTTTTGCAAGATAGGCTGTTCCTGTCACGATTTCGGCTACCAAAATGGTGAGTACGCCAAAGGCTGCGAGAAGAAAAAAAGCAAGCACGCCCAGAACGTTTAGCGTTCGGGGGAACCCGGTCACCTTGTCCAAATAGTCGACAACAGGATGAATCGCTGATGATAGAATAAGGGCGATCAGGAACGGATAAGTTAACGGAAACGAATAATAGGCTGCAGCTATCACTCCTGCGGTAATTGATATGACAAAGAGGGTTCTGAAAAAAATAGTGATATAAGATTGATTCATGAAATTAATCCTCCTCTCGTCAGCATGTCCTATTTTTTATATGTATTCACGCTCCGGCTGAGTATGAATACATTCATCTGAAAGGAGGGATGGCATGTGTTTACACAAGCGAATTTATTTTTAATTTTACTCTTGGCTATCGCACTTATCGCAAAAAATCAATCATTGCTTTTTGCTGTATCCGTCCTCTTGATCATCAAAATCATTGGACTTGACCAGAAATTATTGCCAACCATCCAGTCAAAAGGCATTAACTGGGGTGTGACCGTTATTACCATCGCCGTTCTGGTTCCGATTGCAACCGGTGAAATTGGGTTCAAGCAGCTTGGAGAAGCAATGCGGTCTTCCTATGCATGGATCGCCTTGGGAGCGGGGATTGCAGTGGCGCTGATTGCCAAAAATGGCCTGACGTTGTTGGAAAATGACCCGCATATTACAACTGCACTCGTGATCGGGACCATTCTCGCAGTCGCGCTTTTTGGAGGAGTGGCGGTGGGACCGCTGATCGGAGCGGGGATTGCTTATATCGCCATGCAGATTGTAAAACTGTTCACTTCGTGAAAAAAGCGGCCGAAAGCCGCTTTTTTTTATATGCAAAAACCCGCAAATAAAGGCGTTTTTTCGGTGAAATCACAGAATGAAAAAAAAAATTATAGGTAAACATTTAACAAATGTCTGATTATTGTTTATAATGAGAATAGGCTTAAACTTAAATAAGCTTATAAGAATTTGTTATGGTCTTTCATAAGCAAGCGGTTTCATTGCCAGCAGGCAGTAAAATGTAAGCATTTTCTTTTGGGGGGAGAAATACTTGCATCATGCTTTTTAAGTTAGCCTCATGTTTTTACAACACTCTTAAAGGGGAAATTTATTGAAAAGGAGATGTTATATATGACAGCGACACGCGGTCTTGAAGGGGTTGTAGCAACAACATCATCTGTTAGTTCTATTATTGATGATACCCTTACATATGTGGGGTATGATATTGATGATTTAACAGAGAATGCAAGTTTTGAAGAAGTCATCTACTTGCTTTGGCATTTAAGGCTGCCAAACAAAAAAGAGCTGGAAGAGTTAAAGCAGCAGTTTGCGAAGGAGGCTGCCGTTCCGCAAGAAATTATTGAGCACTTCAAATCTTATTCCCTCGAAAATGTTCATCCCATGGCTGCTCTTCGGACAGCAATTTCATTACTGGGCCTGCTTGACAGCAAGGCTGATACCATGAACCCGGAAGCCAACTACAGAAAGGCGATCCGCCTTCAGGCAAAGGTGCCTGGCCTGGTTGCAGCGTTTTCCAGAATCCGCAAAGGCCTTGATCCTGTTGAACCGAGAGAGGACTACGGCATTGCAGAGAATTTTCTCTACACATTAAACGGTGAAGAGCCTTCGCCAATTGAGGTTGAAGCCTTTAACAAAGCGCTGATTTTACATGCTGACCATGAGCTCAACGCATCAACATTCACAGCAAGGGTCTGCGTTGCAACACTTTCCGATATCTATTCAGGCATTACTGCTGCAATCGGCGCGCTTAAAGGCCCTCTCCACGGCGGGGCGAATGAAGGCGTGATGAAAATGCTGACAGAAATCGCCGAAGTGGAAAACGCTGAGCCGTATATCCGTGCAAAGCTGGAAAAGAAAGAAAAAATTATGGGCTTCGGCCACCGCGTCTATCAGCATGGCGACCCGCGCGCGAAGCATCTGAAAGAAATGAGCAAGCGCCTGACCAACCTGACAGGCGAAAGCAAATGGTATGAGATGTCGATTCGCGTAGAAGAGATCGTCACATCAGAGAAAAAGCTGCCGCCTAACGTTGATTTCTACTCGGCTTCTGTTTATCACAGCCTCGGCATAGACCATGATTTATTCACACCGATTTTTGCTGTAAGCAGAATGTCCGGCTGGATTGCTCACATTCTTGAGCAATATGACAACAACCGTCTGATCCGCCCTCGCGCAGATTACACAGGGCCGGACAAACAAACGTTTGTTCCAATTGAAGAAAGAGCCTAAAGAACCACTGGAGGCTGGCTTGGGTTGATGAAGTTAGCCTCTTGTTCAGAACATCAAAAATGGTTTACAATTTAAATTGAATATTGGGAAAAATCATTTTGTTTTTTATAGAAGAAAAATAAAATGTTTTCTAAATACGAATTACATACTGGGAGGTTTTTATTGTGGCACAAGGTGAAAAAATTACAGTCTCTAACGGAGTATTAAACGTACCAAACAACCCGATTATCCCGTTTATCGAAGGAGACGGAACCGGTCCTGATATTTGGAACGCGGCTTCTAAGGTTTTGGAAGCAGCAGTTGAAAAAGCATACAAAGGCGAAAAGAAAATCACTTGGAAAGAAGTTTATGCCGGAGAGAAGGCTTATAATAAAACAGGTGAGTGGCTGCCTGCTGAAACATTGGACGTGATCCGTGAATATTTCATCGCCATTAAAGGGCCGTTAACGACACCTGTCGGCGGCGGTATCCGCTCTTTGAACGTAGCGCTCAGACAAGAGCTTGACCTATTCGTCTGCTTAAGGCCTGTAAGATACTTTACTGGGGTGCCGTCACCGGTTAAACGCCCTGAAGATACTGATATGGTCATCTTCCGTGAAAATACAGAAGATATTTACGCAGGAATCGAGTACGCAAAAGGCTCTGAAGAAGTGCAAAAGCTCATCAGCTTCCTGCAAAATGAGCTAAACGTCAACAAAATCCGTTTCCCAGAAACATCAGGTATCGGCATTAAGCCTGTTTCTGAAGAAGGAACGAGCCGTCTGGTCAGAGCTTCTATTGATTATGCAATTGAACACGGCCGCAAATCTGTAACGCTTGTTCACAAAGGAAACATCATGAAGTTCACAGAAGGCGCCTTCAAAAACTGGGGCTATGAACTGGCTGAAAGAGAATACGGAGATAAAGTCTTCACATGGGCTCAATATGACCGCATTGTTGAAGAACAAGGAAAAGACGCTGCGAATAAAGCGCAAAGCGAAGCGGAAGCAGCAGGCAAGATCATTATCAAAGACAGCATTGCTGACATTTTCCTTCAGCAGATCTTAACGCGTCCAAACGAGTTTGATGTCGTTGCGACAATGAACCTGAACGGAGATTATATTTCTGATGCTCTTGCTGCGCAAGTCGGCGGAATCGGTATCGCTCCTGGGGCGAACATCAACTATGAAACAGGGCATGCGATTTTCGAGGCGACGCACGGAACGGCTCCTAAATATGCGGGCCTTGATAAAGTAAACCCATCCTCAGTTATTCTTTCTGGCGTTCTGCTTCTTGAGCATTTAGGATGGAAAGAAGCGGCTGATTTGGTTATCAAATCTATGGAAAACACAATTGCTTCTAAAGTCGTAACTTACGATTTTGCCAGATTAATGGACGGCGCGACCGAAGTGAAATGTTCAGAGTTCGGAGAAGAATTGATTAAAAACATGGACTAAGCAAGGAAACAGCCTAAAACTAGCCATAAAGGAGAAGAGAGACATGGGAAATACTCGTAAAAAAGTTTCTGTTATCGGAGCAGGTTTTACCGGAGCGACAACCGCATTTTTAATCGCTCAAAAAGAGTTGGCAGACGTTGTTCTTGTTGATATTCCGCAATTGGAGAACCCGACAAAGGGAAAAGCGCTTGATATGCTTGAAGCAAGCCCGGTTCAAGGCTTTGACGCGAAAATTACGGGAACATCCAATTATGAGGATACAGCGGGTTCTGACATTGTTGTCATTACAGCCGGTATCGCAAGAAAACCTGGTATGAGCAGAGATGATCTAGTCTCTACAAACGAAAAAATTATGAGAAGCGTTACACGAGAAATCGTGAAATATTCTCCTGAGTCTATCATTGTGGTGCTGACAAATCCTGTTGATGCAATGACATACGCGGTGTACAAAGAATCAGGCTTCCCTAAAGAGCGCGTCATCGGCCAGTCCGGCGTGCTTGATACGGCAAGATTCAGAACATTTGTGGCAGAAGAATTAAACCTGTCAGTCAAAGATGTGACTGGTTTCGTTCTTGGCGGACACGGTGATGATATGGTGCCGCTTGTGCGTTATTCTTATGCCGGCGGTATCCCGCTTGAAACACTGATTCCGAAAGAACGGATTGACGCCATTGTGGAGCGCACAAGAAAAGGCGGAGGCGAAATCGTGAATCTTCTTGGAAACGGAAGCGCGTACTATGCGCCTGCGGCTTCTCTGTCAGAAATGGTCGAAGCGATCCTGAAAGATCAGCGCCGCGTCCTTCCTACAATTGCTTATCTTGAAGGAGAATATGGCTATGAAGGCATCTACCTTGGTGTTCCAACC
The Bacillus vallismortis genome window above contains:
- a CDS encoding DUF441 domain-containing protein, whose protein sequence is MFTQANLFLILLLAIALIAKNQSLLFAVSVLLIIKIIGLDQKLLPTIQSKGINWGVTVITIAVLVPIATGEIGFKQLGEAMRSSYAWIALGAGIAVALIAKNGLTLLENDPHITTALVIGTILAVALFGGVAVGPLIGAGIAYIAMQIVKLFTS
- the citZ gene encoding citrate synthase, encoding MTATRGLEGVVATTSSVSSIIDDTLTYVGYDIDDLTENASFEEVIYLLWHLRLPNKKELEELKQQFAKEAAVPQEIIEHFKSYSLENVHPMAALRTAISLLGLLDSKADTMNPEANYRKAIRLQAKVPGLVAAFSRIRKGLDPVEPREDYGIAENFLYTLNGEEPSPIEVEAFNKALILHADHELNASTFTARVCVATLSDIYSGITAAIGALKGPLHGGANEGVMKMLTEIAEVENAEPYIRAKLEKKEKIMGFGHRVYQHGDPRAKHLKEMSKRLTNLTGESKWYEMSIRVEEIVTSEKKLPPNVDFYSASVYHSLGIDHDLFTPIFAVSRMSGWIAHILEQYDNNRLIRPRADYTGPDKQTFVPIEERA
- the icd gene encoding NADP-dependent isocitrate dehydrogenase, translating into MAQGEKITVSNGVLNVPNNPIIPFIEGDGTGPDIWNAASKVLEAAVEKAYKGEKKITWKEVYAGEKAYNKTGEWLPAETLDVIREYFIAIKGPLTTPVGGGIRSLNVALRQELDLFVCLRPVRYFTGVPSPVKRPEDTDMVIFRENTEDIYAGIEYAKGSEEVQKLISFLQNELNVNKIRFPETSGIGIKPVSEEGTSRLVRASIDYAIEHGRKSVTLVHKGNIMKFTEGAFKNWGYELAEREYGDKVFTWAQYDRIVEEQGKDAANKAQSEAEAAGKIIIKDSIADIFLQQILTRPNEFDVVATMNLNGDYISDALAAQVGGIGIAPGANINYETGHAIFEATHGTAPKYAGLDKVNPSSVILSGVLLLEHLGWKEAADLVIKSMENTIASKVVTYDFARLMDGATEVKCSEFGEELIKNMD
- the mdh gene encoding malate dehydrogenase, coding for MGNTRKKVSVIGAGFTGATTAFLIAQKELADVVLVDIPQLENPTKGKALDMLEASPVQGFDAKITGTSNYEDTAGSDIVVITAGIARKPGMSRDDLVSTNEKIMRSVTREIVKYSPESIIVVLTNPVDAMTYAVYKESGFPKERVIGQSGVLDTARFRTFVAEELNLSVKDVTGFVLGGHGDDMVPLVRYSYAGGIPLETLIPKERIDAIVERTRKGGGEIVNLLGNGSAYYAPAASLSEMVEAILKDQRRVLPTIAYLEGEYGYEGIYLGVPTIVGGNGLEQIIELELTDYERAQLNQSVESVKNVMKVLS